The following are from one region of the Biomphalaria glabrata chromosome 4, xgBioGlab47.1, whole genome shotgun sequence genome:
- the LOC129925797 gene encoding soluble scavenger receptor cysteine-rich domain-containing protein SSC5D-like — translation MYPHCTHNVPTLYLHCTHTPHCTYCVPTLYPHCTHIVPTLHPHCTYNVPTLYPHCTYCVPTLYLLCTHTVPTLHPHCTHTVPTVYPHCTHTAPTLYPQCTHTVPTLYPHCIHTVPTLYPHCTHTVPTLFPHCTHTVPIVYPHCTHTVPTLFPHCTHTVPIVYPHCTYSVPTLYPQCTHTVPTLYQLCTHTVPTLYLLCTHTVPTLYPHCTHTIPTLYPHCTYTVPTLYPHCTHTAPTLYPHCTHTVPTLYLHCTHCVPTLYPHCTNTAPTLYPHCTHTLPTHYPHCTHCSRHKYCKTIISNRIH, via the exons ATGTACCCACATTGCACCCACAATGTACCCACATTGTACCTACACTGTACCCATACT CCACACTGTACCTACTGTGTACCCACACTGTACCCACACTGCACCCACATTGTACCCACGCTGCACCCACACTGTACCTACAATGTACCCACACTGTACCCACACTGTACCTATTGTGTACCCACACTGTACCTACTGTGTACCCACACTGTACCCACACTGCACCCACACTGTACCCACACTGTACCTACTGTGTACCCACACTGTACCCACACTGCACCCACACTGTACCCACAATGTACCCATACTGTACCCACACTGTACCCACACTGTATCCACACTGTACCTACACTGTACCCACACTGTACCCACACTGTACCCACACTGTTCCCACACTGTACCCACACTGTACCTATTGTGTACCCACACTGTACCCACACTGTACCCACACTGTTCCCACACTGTACCCACACTGTACCTATTGTGTACCCACACTGTACCTACAGTGTACCCACACTGTACCCACAATGTACCCACACTGTACCCACACTGTATCAATTGTGTACCCACACTGTACCCACACTGTACCTATTGTGTACCCACACTGTACCCACACTGTACCCACACTGTACCCACACTATACCCACACTGTACCCACATTGTACCTACACTGTACCCACACTGTACCCACACTGTACCCACACTGCACCCACACTGTACCCACACTGTACCCACACTGTACCCACACTGTACCTACACTGTACCCACTGTGTACCCACACTGTACCCACACTGTACCAACACTGCACCCACACTGTACCCACACTGTACCCACACTCTACCCACACACTACCCACACTGTACCCACTGTTCAAGACACAAATATTGTAAGACGATTATTTCTAATCGTATACAttga
- the LOC129925839 gene encoding uncharacterized protein LOC129925839, with translation MDSSVLLAFKILVGLMVLIYIFFYISIYMTSKVIEERKKYNPENFSDDMLRKILKSHPVCTLGYAYCIEEYMKFDYQATSTEKICLLLTVYLKCMFEKCEVKLAKKRLEAKENLLEDLKYFATNFTCDFAFSSYNATCLYGEQYCQRKVNPKGEKHDKQTLCRYYEKYLRCFFKECVMTIPKQEKYIENQEKALADKGVTCDFNYRRLVVKGDEYDCTEMNHLYMCRNRECIHEDLVCNGEEDCWDGSDERHCDWKVDMDLDL, from the exons ATGGACTCCTCTGTGCTGCTTGCTTTTAAAATCTTAGTCGGTCTCATGGTTTtaatctacatatttttttacataagcATTTACATGACAAGTAAGGTCATTGAGGAAAGGAAAAAATATAATCCTGAGAACTTTTCCGATGATATGCTGAGGAAGATTTTAAAATCCCATCCGG TTTGTACTTTAGGATACGCTTACTGTATAGAGGAGTACATGAAGTTTGACTATCAAGCTACGAGCACAGAGAAAATATGCCT TTTACTGACTGTTTATTTAAAGTGCATGTTTGAAAAATGTGAAGTAAAACTTGCTAAAAAGAGACTCGAGGCCAAAGAAAATCTTCTTGAAGATCTGAAATATTTTGCAACAAATTTCACATGCg attttgcATTTTCAAGCTATAATGCAA CGTGTTTATATGGGGAACAATACTGTCAAAGAAAGGTGAACCCAAAGGGAGAGAAACATGATAAACAGACTTTATGTCG GTATTACGAGAAATATCTTCGCTGCTTCTTCAAAGAATGTGTAATGACGATCCCTAAACAGGAAAAGTACATTGAAAATCAAGAAAAGGCGTTAGCTGACAAAGGTGTCACATGCG ATTTTAATTATAGACGCCTGGTCGTGAAAGGCG ACGAGTATGATTGTACAGAAATGAACCACTTGTACATGTGTAGAAATAGAGAGTGTATTCATGAAGATCTGGTTTGTAATGGCGAAGAAGATTGCTGGGATGGTTCAGACGAACGACACTGTG attGGAAAGTTGATATGGATCTTGATCTATAG
- the LOC106056439 gene encoding uncharacterized protein LOC106056439 isoform X4, which produces MCGSQEIVLISCSVLAVISLLYLWNFDDNKRSVQGILKKHSGCFSRQNNRCFQNYLNREGDVDSEDVQCLLITVYLKCIFNGCNYKMATLRKSLVQDIEKDLAELNIECDFRFRSYRAMCVYAEDECNKELYKNMRNNQEMVCSYFSEWFKCYFKACPKSEKNQIDIIRKKENSLHEANYNCDFDYRSNTVTKYDCTDKNNLFQCTSRECIHKDFICDGVKDCTDGSDEQYCRRQPKLTQERCAHTMSRRRTALEGRRRISPQDVNHILKESAT; this is translated from the exons ATGTGTGGGAGTCAGGAAATTGTTTTAATCTCCTGCTCTGTGTTAGCTGTCATTTCCTTGTTATATCTTTGGAATTTCGATGATAATAAAAGGTCTGTCCAGGGAATACTCAAAAAGCATTCAG GATGTTTTTCAAGACAAAACAACAGATGTTTCCAAAATTATCTAAACAGAGAGGGGGATGTGGATAGTGAAGATGTGCAATGTCT ATTAATTACCGTCTACCTCAAATGTATATTTAACGGGTGTAACTATAAAATGGCGACATTGAGAAAATCCCTTGTGCAAGATATTGAAAAAGATTTAGCTGAATTGAACATTGAATGCG aTTTTCGATTCAGGAGTTACAGAGCAA tgtgtgtgtatgctgaGGACGAGTGTAACAAGGAGCTCTACAAGAACATGCGCAACAATCAGGAAATGGTTTGTAG TTATTTTAGTGAATGGTTCAAGTGTTATTTCAAAGCTTGTCCAAAGTCAGAGAAGAATCAGATTGACATCATTCGAAAGAAAGAGAATAGTCTTCATGAAGCTAATTATAACTGCG ATTTTGATTACAGGAGCAATACAGTCA CGAAATATGACTGCACGGATAAAAATAATCTGTTTCAATGTACCAGCAGAGAATGCATTCACAAAGACTTTATCTGTGACGGTGTGAAAGACTGTACAGATGGCAGCGATGAGCAGTATTGCC GAAGACAACCCAAATTGACGCAGGAAAGATGCGCACATACGATGTCTAGGAGACGGACAGCTCTAGAAGGTAGAAGAAG AATTTCTCCACAAGACGTTAATCACATTCTCAAAGAAAGCGCAACGTAA
- the LOC106056439 gene encoding uncharacterized protein LOC106056439 isoform X2: MLHKTMCGSQEIVLISCSVLAVISLLYLWNFDDNKRSVQGILKKHSGCFSRQNNRCFQNYLNREGDVDSEDVQCLLITVYLKCIFNGCNYKMATLRKSLVQDIEKDLAELNIECDFRFRSYRAMCVYAEDECNKELYKNMRNNQEMVCSYFSEWFKCYFKACPKSEKNQIDIIRKKENSLHEANYNCDFDYRSNTVTKYDCTDKNNLFQCTSRECIHKDFICDGVKDCTDGSDEQYCRRQPKLTQERCAHTMSRRRTALEGRRRISPQDVNHILKESAT; the protein is encoded by the exons ATG CTCCATAAAACAATGTGTGGGAGTCAGGAAATTGTTTTAATCTCCTGCTCTGTGTTAGCTGTCATTTCCTTGTTATATCTTTGGAATTTCGATGATAATAAAAGGTCTGTCCAGGGAATACTCAAAAAGCATTCAG GATGTTTTTCAAGACAAAACAACAGATGTTTCCAAAATTATCTAAACAGAGAGGGGGATGTGGATAGTGAAGATGTGCAATGTCT ATTAATTACCGTCTACCTCAAATGTATATTTAACGGGTGTAACTATAAAATGGCGACATTGAGAAAATCCCTTGTGCAAGATATTGAAAAAGATTTAGCTGAATTGAACATTGAATGCG aTTTTCGATTCAGGAGTTACAGAGCAA tgtgtgtgtatgctgaGGACGAGTGTAACAAGGAGCTCTACAAGAACATGCGCAACAATCAGGAAATGGTTTGTAG TTATTTTAGTGAATGGTTCAAGTGTTATTTCAAAGCTTGTCCAAAGTCAGAGAAGAATCAGATTGACATCATTCGAAAGAAAGAGAATAGTCTTCATGAAGCTAATTATAACTGCG ATTTTGATTACAGGAGCAATACAGTCA CGAAATATGACTGCACGGATAAAAATAATCTGTTTCAATGTACCAGCAGAGAATGCATTCACAAAGACTTTATCTGTGACGGTGTGAAAGACTGTACAGATGGCAGCGATGAGCAGTATTGCC GAAGACAACCCAAATTGACGCAGGAAAGATGCGCACATACGATGTCTAGGAGACGGACAGCTCTAGAAGGTAGAAGAAG AATTTCTCCACAAGACGTTAATCACATTCTCAAAGAAAGCGCAACGTAA
- the LOC106056439 gene encoding uncharacterized protein LOC106056439 isoform X1, which translates to MGVVENLYYIYNCSILQSKKLHKTMCGSQEIVLISCSVLAVISLLYLWNFDDNKRSVQGILKKHSGCFSRQNNRCFQNYLNREGDVDSEDVQCLLITVYLKCIFNGCNYKMATLRKSLVQDIEKDLAELNIECDFRFRSYRAMCVYAEDECNKELYKNMRNNQEMVCSYFSEWFKCYFKACPKSEKNQIDIIRKKENSLHEANYNCDFDYRSNTVTKYDCTDKNNLFQCTSRECIHKDFICDGVKDCTDGSDEQYCRRQPKLTQERCAHTMSRRRTALEGRRRISPQDVNHILKESAT; encoded by the exons ATGGGAGTGGTTGAGaatctatactatatatataactgCAGTATATTACAGAGCAAAAag CTCCATAAAACAATGTGTGGGAGTCAGGAAATTGTTTTAATCTCCTGCTCTGTGTTAGCTGTCATTTCCTTGTTATATCTTTGGAATTTCGATGATAATAAAAGGTCTGTCCAGGGAATACTCAAAAAGCATTCAG GATGTTTTTCAAGACAAAACAACAGATGTTTCCAAAATTATCTAAACAGAGAGGGGGATGTGGATAGTGAAGATGTGCAATGTCT ATTAATTACCGTCTACCTCAAATGTATATTTAACGGGTGTAACTATAAAATGGCGACATTGAGAAAATCCCTTGTGCAAGATATTGAAAAAGATTTAGCTGAATTGAACATTGAATGCG aTTTTCGATTCAGGAGTTACAGAGCAA tgtgtgtgtatgctgaGGACGAGTGTAACAAGGAGCTCTACAAGAACATGCGCAACAATCAGGAAATGGTTTGTAG TTATTTTAGTGAATGGTTCAAGTGTTATTTCAAAGCTTGTCCAAAGTCAGAGAAGAATCAGATTGACATCATTCGAAAGAAAGAGAATAGTCTTCATGAAGCTAATTATAACTGCG ATTTTGATTACAGGAGCAATACAGTCA CGAAATATGACTGCACGGATAAAAATAATCTGTTTCAATGTACCAGCAGAGAATGCATTCACAAAGACTTTATCTGTGACGGTGTGAAAGACTGTACAGATGGCAGCGATGAGCAGTATTGCC GAAGACAACCCAAATTGACGCAGGAAAGATGCGCACATACGATGTCTAGGAGACGGACAGCTCTAGAAGGTAGAAGAAG AATTTCTCCACAAGACGTTAATCACATTCTCAAAGAAAGCGCAACGTAA
- the LOC106056439 gene encoding uncharacterized protein LOC106056439 isoform X3, producing MGVVENLYYIYNCSILQSKKLHKTMCGSQEIVLISCSVLAVISLLYLWNFDDNKRSVQGILKKHSGCFSRQNNRCFQNYLNREGDVDSEDVQCLLITVYLKCIFNGCNYKMATLRKSLVQDIEKDLAELNIECDFRFRSYRAMCVYAEDECNKELYKNMRNNQEMVCSYFSEWFKCYFKACPKSEKNQIDIIRKKENSLHEANYNCDFDYRSNTVTKYDCTDKNNLFQCTSRECIHKDFICDGVKDCTDGSDEQYCQFLHKTLITFSKKAQRKQDL from the exons ATGGGAGTGGTTGAGaatctatactatatatataactgCAGTATATTACAGAGCAAAAag CTCCATAAAACAATGTGTGGGAGTCAGGAAATTGTTTTAATCTCCTGCTCTGTGTTAGCTGTCATTTCCTTGTTATATCTTTGGAATTTCGATGATAATAAAAGGTCTGTCCAGGGAATACTCAAAAAGCATTCAG GATGTTTTTCAAGACAAAACAACAGATGTTTCCAAAATTATCTAAACAGAGAGGGGGATGTGGATAGTGAAGATGTGCAATGTCT ATTAATTACCGTCTACCTCAAATGTATATTTAACGGGTGTAACTATAAAATGGCGACATTGAGAAAATCCCTTGTGCAAGATATTGAAAAAGATTTAGCTGAATTGAACATTGAATGCG aTTTTCGATTCAGGAGTTACAGAGCAA tgtgtgtgtatgctgaGGACGAGTGTAACAAGGAGCTCTACAAGAACATGCGCAACAATCAGGAAATGGTTTGTAG TTATTTTAGTGAATGGTTCAAGTGTTATTTCAAAGCTTGTCCAAAGTCAGAGAAGAATCAGATTGACATCATTCGAAAGAAAGAGAATAGTCTTCATGAAGCTAATTATAACTGCG ATTTTGATTACAGGAGCAATACAGTCA CGAAATATGACTGCACGGATAAAAATAATCTGTTTCAATGTACCAGCAGAGAATGCATTCACAAAGACTTTATCTGTGACGGTGTGAAAGACTGTACAGATGGCAGCGATGAGCAGTATTGCC AATTTCTCCACAAGACGTTAATCACATTCTCAAAGAAAGCGCAACGTAAACAAGATTTATGA